From one Trifolium pratense cultivar HEN17-A07 linkage group LG1, ARS_RC_1.1, whole genome shotgun sequence genomic stretch:
- the LOC123902657 gene encoding uncharacterized protein LOC123902657, with the protein MVCLVCLVPLFLIPIVNFLPLLFDFLMGKIYGVFGWEYRKPERVPPACPIKPSNKTITKDEANAGPPPTEPAKPGSVDLKQD; encoded by the exons ATG gtTTGCTTGGTTTGTTTGGTTCCCCTATTTCTGATCCCAATTGTTAATTTCCTCCCTCTTCTCTTTGATTTTCTCATG GGAAAAATCTATGGGGTTTTTGGTTGGGAGTACAGAAAACCAGAGAGAGTTCCTCCAGCATGTCCAATTAAGCCTTCAAACAAAACTATTACTAAA GATGAGGCAAATGCTGGACCACCTCCGACAGAACCTGCCAAACCTGGAAGTGTAGATTTAAAGCAGGATTAA